Sequence from the bacterium genome:
TTGCGTCGGCGGAGCAGTTCCTCCTGTCCTCGCGCCCCAGGGTGCCCGCTTGTCTGGTGCTGGACCTCAGACTGCCGGGCTGCACCGGGCTGGAACTACAGAAGGCGCTGGGCGAGAGCGCTGCCAACATCCCCATTGTCTTCCTCACCGGCCATGGTGATATCCCCATCGCAGTGAGCGCGATGCGGGCCGGAGCAACGCACTTCCTCTTGAAACCTTTCACCGAGGACGAGCTGCTAGGTGCCGTCGAGGAGGCCCTGGCGCTGAGCAGCCAGCGGCAGGAGCGAGATGGAGAGGTCGCGGAAGTCCGGGATCGGGTCGCCTCCCTCACCCCCCGCCAGCTTCAGGTGATGCGCCTTGTCGCGCGGGGGATGCTCAACAAGCAGATCGCCACAACGCTCGGAATCGCCGAGAAGACCGTCAAGGTCCATCGGTCGCACATGATGCAGGCGATGCAGGTCTCTTCTGTGGCCGAACTGGTCCGCGCCCTGTCCAGGGCCGAGCCTGACGGCGCCCGGACAGCGGCCAGGGCGGGCTGAAGCAGGGGCAGACGGTGGTGCGATAGACAGCCTGAGGCGGGACCACGGGCCAGAGCGTTCGGAGGCTGAGTATGCGAAGGTACATCCAGGTCGCGACGCCCATGGTCCTTGCGGCCCTTCTCGCGCTGTCCATCGCTTCCGCCCAGGGGATCGACTTCCTGACGGCCGCGGGGCAGTCAGGGGCAGGGCAAGGCGGGGCCGCTGCCGGCAATGCCGCCGCTGCCCGCAAGGCCGACAAGACCGGGACCAACCCGGCCAACTTTCAGGACACCTTCGTATTGTGGAATGAGTACGTTGAGCTGGACGGCGGGTCCTACACCAACCAGACGGTCTTTGAGTATAAGGTGCCCCTGCAGAACAGCACCATGCAGGCTCGGCTCCGGATCCCGATGGTGACCTCCGACCTGTCGGGCGACACGGAGTTCGGCATTGGCGACATCAGTGCGCGCATCGTCAAGACGTTCGAGGTGACACGGGAGTACGCCCTGGTGGGGGGGCTGGAGTCGTGGTGGAACACCGCGCGGGAAGCCAGCCTGGGTCGCGGCAAGACCTCTCTGGGCCCCCTGCTCGTCTATGCGCGGTTCTACCCCCGCCAACACCTCATCTTCGCGCCCGCGTACCAGCAGAGGTTCAGCATTGCCGGTGACGACAGCCGGCCTGACATCAGCGAGGGGCTGCTCGACTTGTATCTGGTCAAGACGCTGGGCCGCGGTGAGCGCTGGCTATTGCTCG
This genomic interval carries:
- a CDS encoding response regulator; the encoded protein is MVDVEGTVFVVDDDKAVRLALTRLLSAVGWQVEAFASAEQFLLSSRPRVPACLVLDLRLPGCTGLELQKALGESAANIPIVFLTGHGDIPIAVSAMRAGATHFLLKPFTEDELLGAVEEALALSSQRQERDGEVAEVRDRVASLTPRQLQVMRLVARGMLNKQIATTLGIAEKTVKVHRSHMMQAMQVSSVAELVRALSRAEPDGARTAARAG